CTGCTGTGCGGCGCCTCAACCAGTGGCTGCTCAGACACGGAATCGTTCGATTCGCGCGCCGACATCGCTTCAGCGATCCGGTGATCTGGACATATCATCCGTTCATGCTGGACGCTATCCAGGCGCTGCCGCACGGACCGGTGGTCTATCACTGCGTGGACGATCTGGCGGCCATTCCCGGTGTGGACGTCGATGGGTTCAACGCGGCACAACAGCAGTTGTTGACCACGTGCGATGCTGTCTTCACGACCGCGCAGTCGCTGCGTGAAAAGTGCGAGCCACACAACGCGAATACGCATTTTTTCGCGAACGTCGTCGACACGGCGCATTTCGGGCGCTCGCTCGATGCCGCGGCGCCGGTGCCGGGGGAAATCGCTGCGATTGCAGGGCCGCGCCTCGTGTATCACGGCGTCTTGTCCGACTTCAAGGTGGATTTCGCGCTCATTTTCGAGGCGGCCCGGCAGCGTCCCGGCTGGAACTGGTTCTTCATCGGCGAGGAGCGCGAAGGCCAGCGCAGCGAGTGGGTCGCGCGGCTAAAGGCCCTGCCGAATGTGCATTTTCTCGGATATCGGCGCTATGAGGAATTGCCGGATTACCTGCGCGGGATGCACGTTGGCCTGTTGCCAACCCTGTTGAACGATTACACGCGCTCGATGTTTCCGATGAAGTTCTTCGAGTATCTGGCGGCGGGATTGCCGGTCGTATCGACGCCACTCGACTTCACGAGCGGCCGGTTCGAAGGGCTCGAAGTTGGCGCGACGCCGGAAGCATTCGTCGCGTCTATCGAGCGGCAACTGCGCCGCGGGCGCCTTAGCCAAAGCGAGGCACTCGCTTGCGTAGGCGATAATACGTGGGACGCTCGGGTCGAGCGGATGTTGGCCGCGGTCTGACCGGGTGGCGGGCGCGAAGGGGTCGCGCCTCAAACTAAAGAAGCTCGAAGAGGGTTTTTGAATGAATGTGCTTTTCTACAGCTATCCTTGGGCGATGGATATCCCGGGCGGTGGCGAGCGGCAGCTTTCTGCCTATGCGCGGCATCTGCGCAGCTGCGGCGTGCAGGTTGATCTGTTTGATATGTGGAATCCGCAGTTCGACAAATATCAGATCCTGCACGTTTTCTCGGTAATGCCGAACGTGATCGAGATGTGCGATTACGCGAAGCGCCGCGGCATGAAGGTTGTGGTGAATCCCAATTTGTGGATCACGCCGGAAACCAGGGACAACTATCCCTATTCGGATATCTGGAACATTCTCGAGGTTGCCGATCGCGTGATCGTCAATTCGAATATGGAAGGTAACGCGCTCAGTAGCGTGTTCGCCATGGACCGCCAGAAGTTCCATACCGTATACAACGGCGCGGAAACGGAATTTCTCGTGCCGGCTGATATGCGTGTGTTCCGGGAGCGCTTCAATATCGAAGGGCCGTTTGTCCTGAATGTCGCCAATGTCGAGCCGCGCAAGAACCAGCTCGAATTTTTGCGGCTCCTGCGCCAGGAGCGTCCGGACCTGACACTTGTCATTGCCGGCGGAATTCGCGATCAATATTATGCCGACGCTTGTCTGCAGGAAGGCGGAGACAAGATTCGCATCATTGGTTTTCTGCCTTATGCATCGGAACTGGTTCGCTCGGCCATGGCCGGCTGCGAGTTCTTCGCGATGCCGAGCCTGCTCGAAACGCCCAGCATCGCGGCAATCGAAGCGGCGGCGATTGGCGCCAAGGTGCTGCTGACCCAGGTCGGCTCGACGACGGAATACTTCGGCGACTCCGTGACATACGTCGACCCGTGGTCCCACGAGTCGATGCGTGCGGGGATCGCTGCGGTCGCCAACGCGTCGACCGACAAGTCGATCTGGGCCGCGCGGCACCGATTGCTTTGGCCGCAAATCGCTCCTGAAATTGTCAATTGTTACAATCGATTGCTGTAGCGTCTAACGAATCGCGAGCCAACGTGGAAATATTAATCGATTTGCAAGGTTGTCAGTCGGCCAGTCGCTTTCGAGGCATCGGGCGGTATTCGCTCGCGCTCGCTCAGGCGATTGTGCGCAATCGCGGTTCGCATTCGATCAAGTTGTTGTTGAATGGTCTCTATCCGGAAGGGCTGGACGAAATCAGAGGCATTTTTGCAGATGATGTCCCGGCTGAAAACATCCTGGTTTTCACGACTGACGGGCCTGTTGCAGAATTTGACACGGCGAATACGGGCCGCGCCCGGTTGGCTGAACTGGCGCGTGAGCGGCTGATCCAATCCGTTGCGCCGGACGCCGTGCTGCTGACCAGCCTGTTCGAGGGTTTCGTTGACGACGCCGTCACGTCAGTGGGCCTGCTCGGCAACGGGCCGCTCACGGCTGTCACGCTCTACGATCTGATTCCGTATCTGAATCCGGATCCGAACTGGCCGGGGCATTACAAGAACTACTACGACCTCAAGATTGCGTCGCTCAAGCGAACCGATCTCCTGCTGTCCATTTCGGGCTACGCACGCGAAGAATGTATCGGAGCGATTCCGGAACTGGCCGATCGGGTCGTCAACATGTCGTCCGCCTGCAATGACATGTTCCGCCCGCGCTCCGGCGAGGCGGACCCGGTGATTTCGAGCAAGTTCGAACTCGACAAGCCGTTCGTGCTGTCCACGGGCAGTCTGGAATCGCGCAAGAATTTCGAACTGCTGGTCGAGGCGTTCGGCGCGCTGCCTGAGTTGCTCAGGCGTGGCCGTCTGCTGGTATTCGCGGGCGGCGCCGACACCGACCGCATCGAAGCGATTCAGCGCAAGGCGCTAGAGGCTGGGCTCGCGCCCGGTCAGCTTCGTGTGCTTGGTCACATTACAGACGCGGAGCTGCTCGCGCTTTATCAGGCGTGCGAACTATTCGTCTTTCCTTCGCTGCATGAGGGATTCGGGCTGCCGCCGCTCGAGGCGATGGCATGCGGCGCGGTCGTGCTCGGATCGAATGCGACGAGCGTGCCGGAAGTCATCGGCCGTGAAGACGCGCTGTTCGATCCCAGATCGCTCGAAGAGCTCACTGCGCTGATGACTCGCGCGCTCACCGACGCAAGCTATCGCGCCTCGTTGCGCGAACATGGCATCCGGCAGTCGGCGGCGTTTTCGTGGGACAAGACGGCGCAACGCGCGCTGCAAGCAATCGAGGCGCGGCTCGCGCAACGGAGCGCACCCGCGCCGACCGCGCTGCCGGTCAGTACCGCAAAGCCGCGTGTCGCCATGGTGTCGCCGTTGCCGCCCGAACAAACTGGCATTGCCGACTATGTCGCCGAACTTCTGCCGACGCTCGCGGAAACGTACGACATCACGGTGATCTCGGATCAGGCAGAGGTCTGGCCGGGCCCCGGGGGCGAGCAATTCGAAGTGAAGTCGATTGCGTGGTTCGAGCAGAACGCAGGGGACTTCGAGCGGGTTGTCTACCAGATGGGTAACTCGCCGTTTCATGCTCACATGCCGGCCATGATGCAGCGTTATCCAGGCGTCGTCGTGCTGCATGACTTCTTCATCAGCAGCCTGATGCTGTGGGCAGAGGACACGGGCTTCGGCCATGATGCGTTCAAGCGCGCGCTGGTGCGCTCGCACGGCTATCGTGCGCTCGAACAACTCGCACGCGAAGGCGCGTTGGCCAGCAAATGGCGCTGGCCTTGCAGCTATGAGGTTGTGCGCGACGCGTTGAGCGTCATCGTGCACTCGAACTACAGCCGCGACCTCGTCGCACAGTACTACGGCGAGCCGTTCAGGGAAAAGGTTCATCTCGTCAGGCAACACCGGGCTGCGGAGGATCTGCGTTGCCGGATCGATGCGCGGCGCCGGCTCGGCATCGCAGAGGATGAGATCCTGGTCTGCGCATACGGGTTCATGGATGCGACGAAGCTCAACCACGTGCTCGTCGACGCCTGGGCGCGTTCGGGCCTGTCTGACGACGTCAAGTGCAGGCTCGTATTCGTCGGCGGCGAAGATAACTCGGAGTATGGCCGTCAGTTGCGGGAGGTGATGGCACGCCTTGCCGGGAGCGCCCGGATCAAGATCACCGGATTCGCCGACCACGAAAGTTTCGTGACCTGGTTGTCGGCGGCCGACATCGCCGTGCAGTTGCGGACCATGTCGCGTGGGGAGACGTCGCGCACCGTGCTCGACTGTCTCGCGCACGGCGTGCCGCTCATTGTCAACGCAAACGGGCCGATGGCCGAGTACCCGGACGACATCCTGACCAAACTCGCCGATGAGTTCGAGGTCGACGACCTCGTCGTCGCGCTCAGGCGCCTACGCGCCGACACAAGCTTGCGCGAGGAACTGGGTGTGCGCGGCCCCGCCTATATCGCAGCTGTTCACGAGCCGCACAAGACAGCCGCGGGGTATGCGCATGCGATTGAAGGTGCCTTCAACGCAGCCGATACGAGGCGGATGAAGCGCTCGCTCGCAGAATTCTGGGCGCGGTATCCGCAGAGCACGGCCGACGTGCGAGACGCGGCTGCGCAGAGCGTCGCCGAGCTTGTGATTGCACCGCGCAAGCCGCGCCTCTATCTCGACTTGTCGGCGACAGTCCGCAACGATCTCAAGACGGGGATCGAGCGAGTAGCGCGTTCGCTCGTGCGCGAACTGCTGCTCGAACCGCCGGCGGGTTTCGACGTCGTGCCGGCGTACTTGAGCGAAGATAACGGCGTGTGGCGCGTGCGCCGGGCGCAACGGTACCTGGCCGCTCAGCCGGGATTCGAGCTCGTCGATTCGCAAGACGACATTGTCGTTCCTGCGAGTGGAGACGTGCTGATCGGACTGGATCTGTTCCCCGACGGCGTGATTGCCGCCGCGAACTACGGGCTATACGCGTTCTGGCGCGCGTGCGGCGCGAGAGTCGGCTTCATGATCCACGATCTGCTGCCGATCACTCGCCCCGAATTCTTCCCGCCGTGGGCAAACGCGTCGCATGCGGCCTGGTTTTCCACGGTATGTGCGAATTCGGATCTGCTCGTCTGCATTTCGCAGCATGTGCGCGATGACGTCGAGGCATTGATCAATGCGAATCACCCGGGCTGCAGCGCGCCGGCGCTGCTGGTGTCGCACCACGGTGCCGACGTTAGCGCGTCGTTTCCGAGCGCGGGTATGCCGGAGGGTTCAACGGAGGTGCTCGACGCCATCCGCGCGCGTCCGTCATTCTTGATGGTCGGCACGATCGAGCCACGCAAAGGGCATTTGCAGGCGGTTCAGGCGTTTGAGCGCCTGTGGGCCGCGGGCAAGGACGTCAATCTGGTCATCGTCGGTCACGAAGGCTGGAAGCCGCTGCCCGCCGAAGAGCGCAGAACGATTCCCGCCATCGTGGATGCCATCCGGTCTTCGGGGCAGCTCGGCAAGCGTCTTTTCTGGCTGGAGGGCATCAGCGACGAGTACCTGGAAAAGATTTACGCAGCGGCATCGTGCCTGTTGTCGCCTTCCGAGGGAGAAGGCTACGGATTGCCGCTGATCGAGGCAGCGAAGCACGGCGTGCCGATCGTGGCGCGGGATATCACCGTGTTCCGCGAGGTGGCGGGTGCTGCCGCCTTCTATTTTTCCGGCACCGATGGCGCAGATCTGGTGCGTGCCATCGATGCGTGGTTGTCGCTTCGGGAACGAGGCGCCATTCCGGACTCCAGTGCGTTGACGTGGGATACCTGGGCGCAGAGCGCCCGCAGATTCGGCCAACTGGTCACCGCGCGGCTTCGCGCCGGCGACGGCGAGGCCTCGTGTGCCGCAACGAGTTAACCACTGCTTGGCAGACTTATTTTTATAGTAGACATTTTGATGAACACTCGAAGCAAAACCGCAGTTATTACGGGCATCACTGGCCAGGACGGCGCCTATCTCGCAGAGCTTTTGCTCGACAAGGGCTACACCGTGTATGGCACTTATCGGCGCACCAGTTCAGTGAACTTCTGGCGTATCGAGGAACTCGGCATCCAGAACCACGAGAACCTGCATCTCGTCGAGTACGACCTGACCGATCTGTCATCGAGCATCCGCCTGCTGCAGACGACGGGTGCCTCGGAGGTTTATAACCTTGCGGCGCAGAGCTTCGTGGGCGTTTCGTTCGACCAGCCGGCCACCACCGCAGAGATCACCGGCATTGGCCCGCTGAACCTGCTCGAAGCGATTCGTATCGTCAATCCGGCGATCCGCTTCTACCAGGCTTCGACGTCGGAAATGTTCGGCAAGGTCCAGGCTGTGCCGCAGATCGAAAGCACGCCGTTCTATCCGCGCAGCCCGTACGGTGTCGCCAAGCTCTACGCGCACTGGATCAC
The Paraburkholderia acidiphila genome window above contains:
- a CDS encoding glycosyltransferase — encoded protein: MTDATRADRIERDCVLFSTADWDEPYWTNKQHTARALARRGWRVLYVESPGLRAPRLASGKDWKRIARRLWSGLRSNFLTPPRRDANVWVLSPLMIPAGHHWPAVRRLNQWLLRHGIVRFARRHRFSDPVIWTYHPFMLDAIQALPHGPVVYHCVDDLAAIPGVDVDGFNAAQQQLLTTCDAVFTTAQSLREKCEPHNANTHFFANVVDTAHFGRSLDAAAPVPGEIAAIAGPRLVYHGVLSDFKVDFALIFEAARQRPGWNWFFIGEEREGQRSEWVARLKALPNVHFLGYRRYEELPDYLRGMHVGLLPTLLNDYTRSMFPMKFFEYLAAGLPVVSTPLDFTSGRFEGLEVGATPEAFVASIERQLRRGRLSQSEALACVGDNTWDARVERMLAAV
- a CDS encoding glycosyltransferase family 4 protein; amino-acid sequence: MNVLFYSYPWAMDIPGGGERQLSAYARHLRSCGVQVDLFDMWNPQFDKYQILHVFSVMPNVIEMCDYAKRRGMKVVVNPNLWITPETRDNYPYSDIWNILEVADRVIVNSNMEGNALSSVFAMDRQKFHTVYNGAETEFLVPADMRVFRERFNIEGPFVLNVANVEPRKNQLEFLRLLRQERPDLTLVIAGGIRDQYYADACLQEGGDKIRIIGFLPYASELVRSAMAGCEFFAMPSLLETPSIAAIEAAAIGAKVLLTQVGSTTEYFGDSVTYVDPWSHESMRAGIAAVANASTDKSIWAARHRLLWPQIAPEIVNCYNRLL
- a CDS encoding glycosyltransferase; the encoded protein is MLLTSLFEGFVDDAVTSVGLLGNGPLTAVTLYDLIPYLNPDPNWPGHYKNYYDLKIASLKRTDLLLSISGYAREECIGAIPELADRVVNMSSACNDMFRPRSGEADPVISSKFELDKPFVLSTGSLESRKNFELLVEAFGALPELLRRGRLLVFAGGADTDRIEAIQRKALEAGLAPGQLRVLGHITDAELLALYQACELFVFPSLHEGFGLPPLEAMACGAVVLGSNATSVPEVIGREDALFDPRSLEELTALMTRALTDASYRASLREHGIRQSAAFSWDKTAQRALQAIEARLAQRSAPAPTALPVSTAKPRVAMVSPLPPEQTGIADYVAELLPTLAETYDITVISDQAEVWPGPGGEQFEVKSIAWFEQNAGDFERVVYQMGNSPFHAHMPAMMQRYPGVVVLHDFFISSLMLWAEDTGFGHDAFKRALVRSHGYRALEQLAREGALASKWRWPCSYEVVRDALSVIVHSNYSRDLVAQYYGEPFREKVHLVRQHRAAEDLRCRIDARRRLGIAEDEILVCAYGFMDATKLNHVLVDAWARSGLSDDVKCRLVFVGGEDNSEYGRQLREVMARLAGSARIKITGFADHESFVTWLSAADIAVQLRTMSRGETSRTVLDCLAHGVPLIVNANGPMAEYPDDILTKLADEFEVDDLVVALRRLRADTSLREELGVRGPAYIAAVHEPHKTAAGYAHAIEGAFNAADTRRMKRSLAEFWARYPQSTADVRDAAAQSVAELVIAPRKPRLYLDLSATVRNDLKTGIERVARSLVRELLLEPPAGFDVVPAYLSEDNGVWRVRRAQRYLAAQPGFELVDSQDDIVVPASGDVLIGLDLFPDGVIAAANYGLYAFWRACGARVGFMIHDLLPITRPEFFPPWANASHAAWFSTVCANSDLLVCISQHVRDDVEALINANHPGCSAPALLVSHHGADVSASFPSAGMPEGSTEVLDAIRARPSFLMVGTIEPRKGHLQAVQAFERLWAAGKDVNLVIVGHEGWKPLPAEERRTIPAIVDAIRSSGQLGKRLFWLEGISDEYLEKIYAAASCLLSPSEGEGYGLPLIEAAKHGVPIVARDITVFREVAGAAAFYFSGTDGADLVRAIDAWLSLRERGAIPDSSALTWDTWAQSARRFGQLVTARLRAGDGEASCAATS